A region of Subdoligranulum variabile DNA encodes the following proteins:
- a CDS encoding family 1 glycosylhydrolase, translating to MKQGFEEGFLWGGAISCSQAEGGFRDGGKGVSTQDLRYLDPSWDREQVEAKHHGSPFSTQEFEQALQDMDTTYYPNRRGIDFYHHYKEDIALFAEMGMKIFRTSICWSRIFPNGDDAQPNAQGIAYYRSMFEECKKYGIKIFATMLHYDIPVQLVLKYGGWKSRKTIDFYLRYAKVLFEEYGDLVDFWLPFNEFNAGRFAPWDGVCLIPDQEENLNQAVFQCLHHQFLASARAVALCHQMLPGAKIGGMIARFTTYPATCKPQDALQALQDDQYANWFYTDIMARGRYPAYMDRYFDRFHICIEKEPGDDEILRNGTVDFLSFSYYFSQVSTSDQGWEKTAGNLIMANKNPYLETSEWGWQMDPIGLRVTLNQMYDRYGLPLFVAENGLGTTDILQQDGTVHDAYRIDYLRSHIEQMKQAVIDGVELIGYTMWGIIDVVSCGPLTMDKRYGVIYVDLDNGGKGSGKRYRKDSFYWYKKCIASNGEDLE from the coding sequence GTGAAACAGGGATTTGAGGAAGGTTTTCTGTGGGGCGGTGCAATCTCCTGCTCCCAGGCAGAAGGCGGCTTTCGGGACGGGGGCAAAGGAGTATCCACCCAGGATCTGCGGTATTTGGATCCCAGCTGGGATCGGGAACAGGTAGAGGCCAAACACCACGGCAGTCCCTTCTCTACACAGGAGTTTGAACAGGCACTGCAGGATATGGACACTACCTACTACCCCAACCGCCGCGGCATCGATTTTTACCATCACTACAAAGAGGACATCGCTCTGTTTGCTGAGATGGGTATGAAGATCTTCCGCACATCCATCTGTTGGAGCCGCATCTTTCCCAATGGCGACGATGCGCAGCCCAATGCTCAGGGAATCGCGTACTATCGCAGCATGTTCGAGGAATGCAAGAAGTACGGCATCAAGATTTTTGCCACTATGCTGCATTACGATATCCCGGTTCAGCTGGTGTTGAAGTACGGCGGCTGGAAAAGCCGAAAAACGATCGACTTTTATCTGCGGTATGCCAAGGTTCTGTTTGAGGAATACGGGGACTTGGTGGATTTCTGGCTGCCCTTCAACGAGTTCAATGCAGGACGCTTTGCGCCGTGGGACGGAGTCTGTCTGATCCCCGATCAGGAGGAAAACCTCAATCAGGCGGTTTTCCAATGCCTGCATCACCAGTTTCTGGCCAGCGCGCGGGCTGTTGCCCTGTGCCACCAGATGCTGCCAGGGGCAAAAATTGGTGGTATGATCGCCCGGTTCACCACCTACCCGGCCACCTGCAAGCCGCAGGATGCTCTGCAGGCTCTGCAGGATGATCAGTATGCCAACTGGTTCTATACCGACATTATGGCACGGGGACGCTATCCCGCCTACATGGACCGGTACTTTGACCGCTTCCACATCTGCATTGAAAAAGAACCAGGTGATGACGAGATTCTGCGCAACGGCACGGTGGATTTTCTGTCTTTTTCCTACTATTTCTCCCAGGTGTCCACCAGCGACCAGGGCTGGGAGAAAACTGCCGGCAACCTGATCATGGCCAACAAGAACCCCTATCTGGAAACCAGCGAATGGGGCTGGCAGATGGATCCCATCGGGCTGCGGGTCACGCTGAACCAGATGTACGACCGATACGGCCTGCCTCTGTTTGTGGCAGAAAATGGCCTGGGGACCACCGATATTTTGCAGCAGGATGGCACGGTACACGACGCCTACAGAATCGACTACCTGCGCTCTCACATCGAGCAGATGAAGCAAGCAGTCATTGACGGCGTGGAATTGATTGGCTACACCATGTGGGGAATCATTGATGTGGTGTCCTGTGGACCGCTGACCATGGATAAACGGTATGGCGTGATCTATGTGGATCTGGACAACGGCGGAAAAGGCAGCGGAAAGCGGTACCGCAAAGACAGCTTCTACTGGTATAAAAAATGCATTGCCTCCAATGGAGAAGATCTTGAATAA
- a CDS encoding AraC family transcriptional regulator, with translation MTPEQLETFLLADTESELWHLEHPGVLSPAYQNIPLREYEGEKVYFFDFKNTLLSQNIAIVKESRYTTIPAHFHKDMELNYIYRGSCTFVINGQPVVMQQGDLCILDSNVRHSAVSYKNKEDIVINIVFRKAFFNTMFLSRLSSHGIVSSFLLDVISQNRAHDRHLIFHTQNNCKIHPLVQFLLCEYFSPSVCAQELIPIYVSAIFTELINTLCHSDEFRLPEKSNVLLILKYIEQNYKTCTLQSTARYFGYNSNYLGNLLKQRTGKTFRDLKLMQQLTQAALLLVNSDESVLDIIDKVGCTNCSYFYRKFAAAYRSTPLQYRQQHGNP, from the coding sequence ATGACGCCGGAACAGCTGGAAACCTTTTTGCTTGCCGATACCGAAAGTGAGCTGTGGCACCTGGAACACCCCGGGGTCCTGAGCCCCGCTTATCAAAACATTCCGCTGCGGGAATATGAAGGTGAAAAGGTCTATTTCTTTGATTTCAAAAACACCCTGCTCTCCCAAAACATTGCCATTGTCAAGGAGAGCCGTTACACCACCATCCCCGCCCATTTCCACAAAGATATGGAACTGAATTACATCTATCGCGGAAGCTGCACCTTCGTGATCAACGGGCAGCCGGTGGTGATGCAGCAGGGAGATTTGTGTATCCTGGACTCTAACGTGCGGCACAGTGCCGTAAGCTACAAAAACAAAGAGGATATCGTCATCAACATTGTTTTCCGCAAAGCCTTTTTCAACACAATGTTTTTGAGCCGACTTTCTTCCCACGGTATTGTAAGTTCCTTTTTGCTGGACGTGATCTCCCAGAATCGGGCCCATGACCGTCACCTGATCTTTCATACCCAAAACAACTGCAAAATCCACCCGCTGGTGCAGTTTCTGCTGTGCGAATATTTTTCCCCCAGCGTCTGTGCTCAGGAACTGATTCCTATTTATGTGTCCGCTATTTTCACTGAGTTGATCAACACTCTGTGCCACAGCGATGAATTCCGCTTGCCAGAGAAAAGCAACGTACTTCTGATTCTGAAGTATATTGAACAGAATTACAAGACTTGCACATTGCAAAGTACCGCCCGGTATTTTGGTTACAATTCCAATTATCTTGGAAATCTGTTGAAACAGCGCACAGGCAAGACTTTTCGGGACCTGAAACTGATGCAGCAGCTGACACAGGCTGCATTGCTGCTGGTAAACTCCGACGAAAGCGTTCTGGATATTATCGACAAAGTCGGCTGCACCAACTGCTCTTATTTCTACCGAAAGTTTGCAGCGGCCTATCGTTCTACCCCTCTGCAATACCGCCAGCAACATGGCAACCCATGA
- a CDS encoding ribbon-helix-helix domain-containing protein, with protein MPQCKPAVAKSTVVSVWLPDTMLAKLEDAASKTGRSRNELVQMCIDYALARLEITEEKKQAVALKRG; from the coding sequence GTGCCGCAGTGCAAACCTGCGGTAGCAAAGTCCACGGTAGTATCGGTGTGGCTGCCCGACACCATGCTGGCGAAGCTGGAGGACGCAGCGTCTAAAACGGGCCGTTCCCGCAATGAGCTTGTGCAGATGTGCATCGACTATGCGCTGGCCCGGCTGGAAATCACTGAAGAAAAAAAACAGGCAGTTGCCCTCAAACGAGGGTAA
- a CDS encoding IS30 family transposase, with amino-acid sequence MTLSDRIAIEAGIYARKNLTEIAKTIHKSRRHVSEEIRRNGTKTPGEHPYGKICRNATGCRRKGLCGKADCLRTCYTCLEVDCQRVCSTFQDSVCKQLEKPPYVCNVCTQRRKCKLDRIYYIAQQADAVAKRRYAQARSKPQIHGADLVALDALVTPLIRKGQPLAHIYAEHAEELPVSQRTLYHYIDEGVLSVGNLDLRRKVSYRPRRKKKEPTEGALNQKYRQERTYEAFFTYMEKHPTATYVEMDTVKGCREQGKRMLTLLFVEQSFMLIFLMRDGKAQTVVEQFDWLTSALGLETFRTLFPVILTDNGSEFKHTREMEYTVDGQRRTRVFYCDPQASWQKPHIEKNHEYIRYVLPRGKSFNPYTQQDIVLLLNHINSTRRSKLDGKTPFELAESSEFQQLKAVLGLRAIPADEVDLTPRLLKR; translated from the coding sequence ATGACATTATCGGACAGAATTGCCATAGAGGCAGGAATCTACGCCAGAAAGAATCTGACGGAGATTGCAAAGACGATCCACAAAAGTCGGCGCCATGTATCGGAAGAGATCCGGAGAAATGGAACAAAAACACCCGGTGAACATCCCTACGGAAAAATTTGCCGCAACGCCACAGGATGCAGGCGGAAGGGGTTGTGCGGAAAAGCCGATTGCCTTCGTACATGCTATACCTGCCTGGAAGTAGACTGCCAAAGGGTGTGCAGCACCTTTCAGGATAGTGTGTGTAAGCAACTGGAAAAACCGCCGTATGTATGCAATGTGTGTACCCAACGGAGAAAGTGCAAACTGGACCGAATCTACTACATTGCGCAGCAGGCAGACGCCGTTGCCAAACGTCGCTACGCACAGGCACGAAGCAAGCCGCAGATACACGGTGCAGATCTGGTTGCTCTGGATGCATTGGTAACGCCGCTGATCCGAAAAGGTCAGCCGCTGGCCCACATCTATGCAGAACACGCAGAAGAACTCCCGGTAAGCCAGCGTACGTTATACCACTACATTGATGAAGGGGTACTCAGTGTCGGCAATCTGGATCTGCGCCGCAAGGTTAGCTACCGCCCCCGCAGAAAAAAGAAGGAACCGACCGAAGGAGCGCTGAACCAGAAATATCGCCAGGAACGAACATACGAGGCCTTCTTTACATATATGGAGAAGCATCCCACCGCAACGTATGTGGAAATGGATACGGTAAAAGGTTGCCGGGAACAGGGCAAACGGATGCTGACGCTGCTTTTTGTAGAACAGAGCTTCATGTTGATCTTTCTGATGCGGGACGGCAAGGCGCAGACAGTTGTGGAGCAGTTTGATTGGCTGACATCCGCGCTTGGCTTGGAGACCTTCCGAACCTTGTTTCCCGTGATTCTGACCGACAACGGCAGTGAGTTCAAGCACACCCGTGAGATGGAATACACAGTGGATGGACAACGGAGAACCCGCGTTTTTTACTGTGATCCGCAAGCATCCTGGCAGAAACCTCATATTGAAAAGAACCACGAATATATCCGATATGTTCTTCCAAGAGGCAAGAGTTTTAACCCGTATACGCAGCAGGATATTGTTCTTTTGCTCAACCACATTAACAGTACACGCCGCAGCAAACTTGATGGGAAAACACCATTTGAATTGGCAGAGAGTTCTGAATTCCAGCAGTTGAAAGCGGTTCTGGGGCTCAGGGCAATCCCTGCAGACGAGGTCGATCTGACACCCCGGTTACTGAAGAGGTAA